A window of the Helianthus annuus cultivar XRQ/B chromosome 4, HanXRQr2.0-SUNRISE, whole genome shotgun sequence genome harbors these coding sequences:
- the LOC110934018 gene encoding uncharacterized protein LOC110934018 produces MMMWGAFNFQPNPTPPVQPQPIPTQPVQQSEPDDDVEVVPETQPQKEKAKRIKGKQVVGEQPSKPKAKLWTPIEEEALAKAYIGTSTHPTKGNNQTGDGFWTKVLAKFLELMDQGLYRDIDSVSSKWRKMNGFVNKFCDEYNKIYTSGRRSGMSDEDVFKQAPEKYKANNSNTNFAHVRAWEVLKTHQKWAPIPNEVEMAKRQRTSESGSFSAGGSDARCHINLNDDAEFDEEEYAVHEAERPPGWDKSKKERAKGKEKEKVDPKMEEFMEHFKTYTDVSAQKAKAKD; encoded by the exons ATGATGATGTGGGGTGCTTTTAATTTCCAACCGAACCCGACGCCACCCGTTCAACCCCAACCGATCCCGACGCAACCCGTTCAACAATCCGAACCCGACGACGATGTGGAAGTTGTTCCCGAAACCCAACCGCAAAAAGAAAAAGCCAAACGAATAAAAGGCAAGCAAGTGGTGGGTGAGCAACCGTCAAAACCAAAGGCGAAACTGTGGACGCCAATCGAAGAGGAAGCCTTAGCTAAGGCTTACATAGGCACGTCTACACACCCGACAAAAG GTAATAATCAAACGGGTGACGGGTTTTGGACCAAGGTTTTGGCGAAGTTCCTTGAGCTAATGGACCAAGGCCTGTATCGAGATATCGACTCGGTGTCATCAAAGTGGCGAAAAATGAACGGGTTCGTCAATAAGTTTTGCGatgaatataataaaatatatacaagTGGGCGTCGTAGCGGCATGAGCGACGAGGATGTGTTTAAACAGGCGCCGGAGAAGTATAAGGCGAACAATAGTAATACCAACTTTGCACACGTTCGCGCGTGGGAAGTTTTGAAAACGCACCAAAAATGGGCGCCGATTCCCAACGAGGTGGAGATGGCGAAGCGGCAAAGGACATCGGAATCGGGTAGTTTTAGCGCCGGTGGATCGGACGCGAGGTgtcacataaacttaaacgatGACGCCGAGTTTGACGAAGAGGAATACGCCGTACATGAAGCGGAGCGTCCACCGGGCTGGGACAAATCAAAGAAGGAGCGGGCGAaggggaaagaaaaggaaaaggtggaCCCAAAGATGGAAGAGTTTATGGAACACTTTAAAACGTACACGGACGTCTCGGCCCAAAAGGCGAAGGCGAAGGACTGA